From a region of the Coprococcus comes ATCC 27758 genome:
- a CDS encoding energy-coupling factor transporter ATPase, producing the protein MSIKLEHINYVYSEGTAYEKHALKDVSLEIPHGEFVGIIGHTGSGKSTLIQHLNGLIKATSGALYYNGENIYGENYNLRELRNQVGLVFQYPEHQLFEVNVLQDVCFGPKNQGLSPEECEKRAREALQLVGLKEKYFDHSPFDLSGGQKRRAAIAGVLAMRPKVLVLDEPTAGLDPKGRDEILDQIAYLHEKADMTVILVSHSMEDIAKYVDRIIVMNKGSVMFNDVPKKVFAHYKELESVGLAAPQVTYIMHALKEKGMDVPTDATTIEEAADGIMKALKKERAAK; encoded by the coding sequence ATGTCGATTAAATTAGAACATATCAATTATGTATACAGTGAAGGAACTGCATATGAAAAGCATGCGCTGAAGGATGTATCCCTGGAAATCCCACACGGTGAATTTGTCGGGATCATTGGTCACACCGGCTCCGGTAAATCGACACTGATCCAGCATCTGAACGGACTGATCAAAGCGACAAGCGGAGCACTTTATTACAACGGAGAGAATATTTACGGAGAAAACTATAACTTACGTGAGCTGCGAAATCAGGTCGGGCTGGTCTTTCAGTATCCGGAGCATCAGCTTTTTGAGGTCAATGTACTTCAGGATGTCTGTTTTGGACCGAAGAATCAGGGACTTTCACCGGAAGAATGTGAAAAGCGGGCAAGAGAGGCGTTGCAGCTTGTTGGTCTCAAAGAAAAATATTTCGATCATTCCCCGTTTGATCTGTCAGGCGGGCAGAAAAGACGTGCAGCGATCGCAGGTGTACTGGCAATGCGTCCGAAGGTACTGGTTCTGGATGAACCGACTGCAGGACTGGATCCGAAGGGAAGAGATGAGATCCTGGATCAGATTGCCTATCTGCACGAAAAAGCAGACATGACTGTCATTCTAGTTTCCCACAGTATGGAAGATATTGCAAAATATGTGGATCGTATTATTGTGATGAATAAAGGCAGCGTCATGTTTAATGATGTGCCAAAGAAAGTGTTTGCACACTACAAAGAACTGGAGAGTGTGGGACTTGCGGCACCACAGGTAACGTACATCATGCATGCGCTGAAGGAAAAGGGAATG
- a CDS encoding energy-coupling factor transporter ATPase, with amino-acid sequence MKMIKTDKLVFEYAKRDEEGNIIGKSRAIDEVSLDIEPGQFIAILGHNGSGKSTLAKHMNALLVPSDGTMWVDGMDTKEDEHLWDVRQSAGMVFQNPDNQIIGTVVEEDVGFGPENLGVPTEEIWQRVEDSLKAVGMIEYRHHSPNKLSGGQKQRVAIAGVMAMRPKCIVLDEPTAMLDPNGRKEVLRSVMELRKREHITVILITHYMEEVVDADHVFVMDHGHVVMQGTPREIFSQVDTLKHYRLDVPQVTILADELRKRGLDIPAGVLKKEELVEILCRLN; translated from the coding sequence ATGAAAATGATCAAGACAGATAAACTTGTATTTGAATATGCAAAGCGTGACGAAGAAGGTAATATTATAGGGAAAAGCCGCGCTATTGATGAGGTATCGCTGGATATCGAGCCGGGACAGTTTATTGCGATCCTGGGGCATAATGGCTCTGGGAAGTCTACACTTGCAAAGCATATGAATGCCCTGCTGGTTCCGTCAGACGGAACCATGTGGGTAGACGGAATGGACACGAAGGAAGATGAACATCTGTGGGATGTACGTCAGAGCGCCGGAATGGTATTCCAGAATCCGGATAATCAGATCATAGGAACGGTCGTTGAGGAAGACGTGGGATTTGGTCCGGAGAACCTGGGCGTGCCGACAGAGGAGATCTGGCAGAGAGTGGAAGATAGCCTGAAAGCGGTTGGGATGATTGAATACCGTCACCATTCACCGAATAAATTGTCCGGGGGGCAAAAGCAGAGGGTTGCGATCGCCGGTGTCATGGCAATGCGTCCAAAGTGTATTGTACTGGATGAGCCAACTGCGATGCTGGATCCGAATGGAAGAAAAGAAGTACTTCGAAGTGTGATGGAGCTGAGAAAAAGAGAACACATTACAGTGATTCTGATCACCCATTATATGGAAGAGGTTGTAGATGCAGACCACGTATTCGTAATGGATCACGGTCATGTGGTAATGCAGGGAACACCGAGAGAAATCTTTTCACAGGTGGATACTTTAAAGCACTACAGACTGGATGTGCCGCAGGTGACGATCCTTGCTGATGAACTGAGAAAAAGAGGACTTGATATTCCGGCGGGAGTTTTGAAGAAGGAAGAATTGGTGGAGATATTATGTCGATTAAATTAG
- a CDS encoding GTP pyrophosphokinase, with translation MPKKQKAKIKQKNKCPEKLIRTEAAKEIAEIDRSLQDQKYQLRCRAAIDLLTAKLNMINADLSRKKRHVVINQISSRVKTAESIYTKLIRKGLEPDFDTARAELKDLIGIRVVCPFEDEVYEVADRLKAQGDVQIIREKDYIKNPKKNGYKSLHMIVEVPIYSSKGPLKEKVEIQLRTVAMDYWSVLEYQIFYKKTENEEVAKELKTYADEISELDAKMLKLRDKIEKM, from the coding sequence ATGCCAAAGAAACAGAAGGCAAAGATAAAGCAGAAAAATAAGTGCCCTGAAAAGCTGATCCGGACAGAGGCTGCAAAAGAGATTGCAGAGATAGACCGTTCGCTTCAGGATCAGAAGTATCAGCTCAGATGCAGAGCTGCAATCGATCTTCTTACAGCAAAGCTGAATATGATAAATGCAGATCTTTCGCGCAAGAAACGCCATGTTGTGATCAACCAGATCAGCAGTAGAGTGAAGACGGCAGAGAGTATTTATACAAAACTGATCCGGAAAGGCCTGGAGCCGGATTTTGACACGGCAAGAGCAGAACTGAAGGATTTGATCGGAATCCGCGTGGTCTGTCCATTTGAAGATGAAGTGTACGAGGTCGCAGACCGTCTGAAAGCGCAGGGAGATGTACAGATCATCCGTGAGAAAGATTATATTAAGAATCCCAAAAAGAACGGATACAAGAGTCTTCACATGATCGTGGAGGTCCCAATTTATTCATCCAAAGGACCACTGAAGGAAAAGGTGGAGATCCAACTCCGTACGGTGGCAATGGATTACTGGTCTGTGCTCGAGTACCAGATATTTTATAAGAAGACAGAGAATGAAGAGGTTGCAAAGGAATTAAAAACCTATGCAGATGAAATTTCTGAGCTGGATGCAAAAATGCTGAAACTCAGGGATAAGATTGAAAAAATGTAG
- a CDS encoding PucR family transcriptional regulator, translated as MGIAIQELLSQEYFKDFYVLAGAKGLHREIQGITVMEAPDAFHWTKGKELVLSSGYVIAKEPDCIEKAFREGSIQKSAGMMIKRERYLEKIPEEILELFDQYEVPLISMPFSAPWMEVMSQINTAVLNRTIRRLRINTSHMTFQMSNFSYKEQKIKRILQAMEAEMGFPAFLYDFVEEEAYYSSMNFQKIAKGFGLETEDFWEPSMPYTRHTLCDYMDMVRYRLVNQSHQEGPRISWIRVPISVNGSVQAYFAVMEAREFLDYYDEYSIRIAYLMLQGLYEQIVAAQNMGNIGFENFVLYALSATEDDTQKMMFQANVQGISMSTKYRYVLFRRADNQEELPNRRKEILEAYRKSSLIKYARIAMIGENVGILFLEDREEDWEKGHILALLEEFRRRVLKSCPETALEFGYSLDAASLGRIRQSIEKCQKALNMGKMIYPSLFAWEYSQLGALAWLDIPEEELTHMLSAYSVLLKDEKNIELLKTLKVYLENNMNYSATAEKLYVHINTIRKRIDKVNELLQIDWSDNIARMNAELLLRFLNLEEKI; from the coding sequence ATGGGTATCGCAATACAGGAATTATTATCGCAGGAATATTTTAAGGATTTTTACGTTCTGGCGGGGGCAAAGGGACTGCACCGTGAGATCCAGGGGATCACAGTTATGGAGGCACCGGATGCATTTCACTGGACAAAAGGGAAGGAACTGGTACTTTCATCAGGGTACGTTATTGCAAAGGAACCAGATTGTATTGAAAAAGCATTCCGGGAGGGAAGTATCCAGAAATCAGCGGGAATGATGATCAAAAGAGAACGATATCTGGAGAAAATACCGGAGGAAATACTGGAGCTTTTTGATCAGTATGAGGTGCCCCTTATCTCCATGCCATTTTCAGCACCATGGATGGAAGTGATGAGCCAGATTAATACTGCTGTGCTGAACCGGACCATACGCAGGCTGCGGATCAATACCAGTCATATGACATTTCAGATGTCGAATTTTTCATATAAAGAGCAGAAGATCAAGCGGATCTTGCAAGCGATGGAGGCTGAGATGGGTTTCCCGGCATTTTTATATGATTTTGTAGAAGAAGAGGCGTATTACAGTTCGATGAATTTTCAGAAGATAGCAAAAGGATTCGGACTTGAAACAGAGGATTTCTGGGAGCCGTCAATGCCGTATACCCGGCATACGCTTTGTGATTACATGGACATGGTGAGATACCGTCTTGTGAATCAGAGTCACCAGGAGGGACCGAGAATCAGCTGGATACGGGTCCCGATTTCTGTAAATGGAAGTGTACAGGCGTATTTTGCCGTGATGGAAGCGCGGGAATTCCTGGATTATTATGATGAGTACAGTATCCGGATTGCCTATCTGATGCTGCAGGGATTATATGAGCAGATCGTAGCGGCACAGAACATGGGAAATATCGGATTTGAGAACTTTGTGTTATACGCTTTGAGTGCAACGGAAGATGATACACAGAAGATGATGTTTCAGGCGAATGTACAGGGAATTTCCATGAGTACAAAATACAGGTATGTATTGTTCCGGCGCGCGGACAATCAGGAAGAACTTCCAAACCGGAGAAAAGAGATCCTTGAGGCTTACAGGAAAAGCAGTCTGATCAAATATGCCAGAATCGCAATGATCGGAGAAAATGTGGGAATTCTTTTTTTGGAGGACAGAGAAGAAGACTGGGAGAAAGGTCATATCCTTGCACTTCTGGAAGAATTCCGGAGAAGAGTTCTGAAGAGCTGTCCGGAGACGGCACTGGAATTTGGTTATTCACTGGATGCCGCTTCTCTTGGACGTATCCGTCAGAGCATAGAGAAATGCCAGAAAGCACTGAATATGGGAAAAATGATTTATCCAAGCCTTTTTGCATGGGAGTATTCTCAGCTTGGTGCACTTGCATGGCTGGATATTCCGGAAGAAGAGCTTACTCATATGCTATCGGCTTACAGTGTACTCCTGAAAGATGAAAAGAATATCGAGCTTTTAAAGACTTTAAAAGTATATCTGGAAAATAATATGAACTACAGCGCAACAGCTGAAAAATTATATGTACATATCAATACGATCAGGAAGAGGATCGACAAGGTAAACGAACTTCTGCAGATTGACTGGAGCGATAATATTGCACGGATGAATGCAGAGCTTTTACTGCGCTTTTTGAATCTGGAAGAAAAAATTTAA
- a CDS encoding amidohydrolase, protein MTKKEMLGQMEELRSTCVDICTNLWNNPESGGNEQKSADMIRELLHHEGFVIVNEEHLPHAFYAEYGSGKPVIAVLGEYDALPGLSQKCQITKEPVTPGAAGHGCGHNLLGAGAVTGAIMIKRFLEQEGIPGTLRFYGCPEEELLSGKVKMAYYHMFDGCDMALSWHPMSANMIYDEGYLASASAKFYFKGKTSHAAFAPERGRSALDAVELMSVGANYLREHVVDKARIHYTTDSGGFSPNIVPDKASAWYFTRAPHISDVKDILRRLTLVAKGAAMMTETEVETKIEYGCCDMVSEKSFADLTWKNLQEVGTPTYTEEEMEFARQLQATVDPAIKDRDQRMYEAKEKALADGVVSRNAWEKAPLTASSDSGDVSQMMPMNLFTAVCWPVGVAPHTWQSCASAGSTIGQKGTFYAAKVIAATAYDLYTQPELRKEIQDEFDAQDREPYAPMYDGE, encoded by the coding sequence ATGACGAAAAAAGAGATGCTTGGGCAGATGGAGGAACTTAGGTCTACCTGCGTGGACATCTGCACTAATTTATGGAATAATCCTGAGAGTGGCGGGAATGAGCAGAAGTCAGCGGATATGATCCGTGAGCTTCTTCATCATGAAGGATTTGTGATTGTAAATGAAGAACATCTTCCACATGCGTTTTATGCAGAATATGGAAGTGGCAAACCGGTGATCGCTGTTCTTGGAGAATATGATGCGCTTCCTGGACTTTCCCAGAAATGCCAGATCACGAAAGAGCCGGTAACACCGGGAGCAGCAGGACATGGATGTGGACATAACCTTCTGGGCGCAGGGGCTGTGACAGGAGCGATCATGATCAAACGGTTTCTTGAGCAGGAAGGAATTCCGGGAACCTTAAGATTCTATGGATGCCCGGAAGAAGAATTGCTAAGTGGAAAAGTAAAAATGGCATATTATCATATGTTTGACGGATGCGATATGGCACTGAGCTGGCACCCGATGTCTGCAAACATGATTTATGATGAAGGATATCTGGCGAGTGCATCTGCGAAGTTTTATTTCAAAGGAAAAACTTCACATGCAGCATTTGCACCGGAAAGAGGGCGGAGTGCGCTTGACGCAGTGGAACTTATGAGTGTAGGCGCCAACTATTTAAGAGAGCATGTAGTTGACAAGGCAAGAATCCACTATACTACAGACAGTGGCGGATTTTCACCGAATATCGTGCCGGATAAAGCAAGTGCATGGTATTTTACAAGGGCTCCGCACATCAGCGATGTAAAAGACATTCTCCGCAGACTGACACTTGTGGCAAAAGGTGCTGCAATGATGACAGAGACGGAGGTTGAGACCAAAATTGAATATGGCTGCTGCGATATGGTCAGCGAAAAATCATTTGCAGATCTGACATGGAAGAATCTGCAGGAGGTCGGAACACCAACTTATACGGAAGAGGAAATGGAATTTGCAAGACAGTTGCAGGCTACCGTTGATCCGGCTATCAAAGACAGAGATCAGAGAATGTATGAAGCAAAAGAAAAGGCATTAGCAGATGGTGTTGTTTCCAGAAATGCCTGGGAAAAAGCACCGCTTACTGCTTCTTCGGACAGTGGAGATGTGAGCCAGATGATGCCGATGAACCTCTTTACTGCAGTTTGCTGGCCGGTTGGTGTTGCACCGCATACCTGGCAGAGCTGTGCATCTGCCGGAAGCACGATCGGACAGAAAGGTACATTTTACGCAGCAAAAGTCATTGCAGCAACAGCATATGACCTGTATACACAGCCGGAACTGCGAAAAGAAATTCAGGACGAATTCGATGCGCAGGACAGAGAACCATATGCACCGATGTATGACGGTGAATAA
- a CDS encoding DUF5058 family protein encodes MDAMKIANSIPMWIACGIPVILVIAQALIFAKKSYSAGKKIGLTEKQMKNAIKSSAITSIGPSIVILSGMLSLLITVGGPMAWMRLSLIGSVMFESIAAGFGTASVGVQLGADTLTPLALDMAVWTMILGSIGWIIFATISASRMDKVQHKISGGDPAKLMAISSAAIIGAFSSMSSSHLIKLNKNSVACVLGAVFMAILLTISEKKNIKWLKEWNLTISILAAMIITAVI; translated from the coding sequence ATGGATGCTATGAAAATCGCCAACAGTATACCGATGTGGATCGCCTGTGGAATCCCGGTAATACTCGTTATCGCACAGGCCCTGATCTTTGCAAAAAAATCTTATTCGGCAGGAAAGAAGATCGGACTTACAGAAAAGCAGATGAAGAACGCAATCAAGAGCAGCGCGATCACTTCCATTGGACCATCTATTGTAATCTTAAGTGGAATGCTTTCCCTTCTGATCACTGTTGGAGGACCGATGGCGTGGATGAGACTTTCCCTGATCGGTTCCGTTATGTTTGAATCTATCGCAGCAGGTTTTGGTACTGCATCAGTTGGTGTACAGCTTGGAGCAGATACACTGACACCACTGGCACTTGATATGGCAGTATGGACCATGATCCTTGGATCGATCGGATGGATCATCTTTGCAACTATTTCTGCAAGCCGTATGGACAAGGTACAGCACAAAATTTCAGGTGGAGATCCGGCAAAACTGATGGCAATTTCAAGTGCGGCTATCATTGGTGCATTTAGTTCAATGTCATCTTCTCATCTGATCAAGCTGAATAAAAACTCAGTTGCCTGCGTACTTGGAGCTGTATTTATGGCAATACTTTTAACCATTTCAGAAAAAAAGAATATCAAGTGGCTGAAAGAATGGAATCTTACGATTTCAATTCTGGCAGCAATGATCATCACAGCCGTGATTTAA
- a CDS encoding ATP-dependent helicase yields the protein MSRRKKNDRRRETVCKGDMMNSLEMNNIEEIKTLNSYQQEAVLDESPACLVNANVGSGKTTVLIEKVRHLHEKKQVSYEKMAVLTFTNKAADEIAERLSRKEAELTEEELWGFGTFHSVALRILRRFLPEKAEDGTKLEEWNREFTVITPEDEMEMVLAIAKEGGYKIKYQNRLKKRMEEDYAAYRKGRTQGKYKDDLFRVFPLLEKAKRQQNKMSFADLLEEGTQVAKEQEEVLDLKWIIVDEVQDSDEKQLKFLEALKGTQTHFFAVGDPNQVIYSWRGTGPNMFFLIKHRFGAKELTLPVNYRSDEVILEAANRFLQFGGKIEGSGERGEKILVRNHYDPFIEAEYLTERIRELHEQGLPYREIAVFYRVQKQAEILEKVFERAELPYVLPTKQKEDEDPVPERPHMIREYVAEGKLNAVSGEHTMEKAADTERQTEEEDAVHLMTLHASKGLEFDYVFIIGMNQGLIPLRCKSIEQEEEERRLFFVGLTRARKNLELSYYTNPTIPGTYETPSNYLRMLPEELLDWEEKPGSESRKANLQKLRKDTRELIREKKQEEEEQKETRKPERKGRHPKYGEGEIISEDEMMIELEFPGYGKKQFLKAFGEVEVLKGL from the coding sequence ATGAGCAGGAGAAAAAAGAACGACAGAAGAAGAGAGACCGTTTGCAAAGGCGATATGATGAACAGCTTGGAAATGAATAATATAGAAGAAATAAAAACTTTAAATTCTTACCAGCAGGAGGCGGTGCTGGATGAAAGCCCGGCATGTCTGGTAAATGCAAATGTAGGGAGCGGAAAGACAACAGTGCTGATCGAGAAAGTGCGGCATCTGCATGAGAAAAAGCAGGTTTCGTATGAGAAAATGGCAGTGCTTACCTTTACCAATAAGGCGGCAGATGAGATCGCAGAACGTCTATCCAGAAAAGAAGCAGAGCTTACGGAAGAAGAACTGTGGGGATTTGGAACCTTTCACAGTGTTGCCTTAAGGATTCTGCGAAGATTTCTTCCGGAAAAGGCAGAAGACGGAACAAAATTGGAAGAATGGAACCGGGAATTTACCGTTATCACACCGGAAGATGAAATGGAAATGGTGCTTGCCATCGCAAAAGAAGGCGGTTATAAGATCAAATACCAGAACCGTCTGAAAAAGCGGATGGAAGAGGATTACGCGGCATATCGGAAAGGAAGAACACAGGGAAAATACAAAGATGATCTGTTTCGGGTCTTTCCGCTTCTTGAGAAGGCAAAAAGACAGCAGAATAAAATGTCCTTTGCAGATCTTCTGGAAGAAGGAACGCAGGTGGCAAAAGAGCAGGAAGAGGTGCTGGATCTTAAGTGGATCATTGTCGATGAGGTACAGGACAGTGACGAAAAACAGCTGAAATTTCTGGAGGCGTTAAAAGGCACACAGACCCACTTTTTTGCGGTGGGGGATCCGAATCAGGTGATCTACAGCTGGAGAGGAACCGGACCGAATATGTTCTTCCTGATCAAGCACAGATTTGGCGCAAAAGAACTGACTCTGCCGGTTAACTACCGGTCCGATGAAGTGATCCTGGAAGCGGCGAACCGTTTTCTTCAGTTTGGAGGAAAGATTGAGGGAAGTGGCGAAAGAGGGGAGAAGATTCTGGTAAGGAATCATTATGATCCATTTATCGAGGCAGAGTATCTGACAGAGCGGATCCGTGAGCTTCATGAGCAGGGACTTCCTTACCGGGAGATTGCGGTTTTCTACCGGGTGCAGAAGCAGGCAGAGATTCTGGAAAAAGTATTTGAAAGAGCAGAACTTCCTTATGTTCTTCCGACAAAACAGAAAGAGGATGAGGATCCGGTTCCGGAAAGACCTCATATGATCCGGGAGTATGTTGCAGAAGGGAAACTGAATGCGGTTTCGGGCGAACATACGATGGAAAAAGCGGCAGATACAGAACGACAGACGGAGGAAGAAGACGCAGTTCATCTTATGACACTGCACGCCTCAAAAGGTCTGGAATTTGACTATGTATTCATCATTGGAATGAATCAGGGACTGATCCCGCTTCGCTGCAAAAGCATAGAACAGGAAGAAGAGGAGCGCCGTCTGTTCTTCGTAGGACTGACCCGTGCAAGGAAGAATCTGGAACTTTCCTATTATACAAATCCGACGATCCCGGGGACATATGAGACACCAAGCAATTATCTGCGGATGCTGCCGGAGGAGCTGCTCGACTGGGAAGAAAAGCCGGGAAGTGAGTCGCGGAAAGCGAATCTGCAGAAACTGCGGAAAGATACGCGGGAGCTGATCAGGGAGAAAAAGCAGGAGGAAGAAGAACAGAAAGAAACACGGAAGCCAGAGCGAAAAGGCAGACATCCGAAGTACGGGGAAGGGGAGATTATTTCTGAGGACGAGATGATGATCGAACTGGAATTTCCGGGATATGGAAAAAAACAATTTCTGAAAGCATTTGGCGAAGTGGAAGTTTTGAAAGGCTTATAG